CCCCCTGCTCCCGCCTGCTCTCTCCTCCGGCTGGGCCGCTACCGGCATCGCCCCTTCCAGCCGCGCCGTCTGTGCCTCAGCCTCCCATGTACGCCGCCGGCCCCCAAGCACCGCGCCGCCCGACccatgctgccgccgccgccgggccagcCGCGTCGTGATGACTGGGGCCGGCGCCGCCCCTCCTCTTCCTACTGAGCGGGACGCCGAGCATCACCAGAGGTCCATCACTCCCTTCGTGCTGTGTGAAAATAACCAATCCCTTGTCTATTTCTATTCGGATCTGAGCTGCAATTGCCTGGATCTTGACGGCTTCGCCTGGTCAATGGGGACGCCAGATCCATTAGGCGACATGGTAGAGAGGCCACATCCATGGTGTACCAGTTCAGCGACAGTGGCAGGGATGGCGTAGGAGGCCGGTGCTGCAGTAGGCGTCTTGTTTGTCCAGTGCACAGCTTGAGTCGTGTGCTTTTTGTTTGGATTTTCTCTAGTAGCTATTTCTGGTGGGCTTCTCTTTCAGCAGCGCAATTATCTTTCAACCTGTAGGTTTACTTTTGGAGCTCCATGAGGACGTGTGTTCAAAGTTAAACTGCAGCAGCTCATTCCACTTTCAGGTTCAGAGAACTGCTGTTATTTTTTCTTTGTTTGCCTGGTTTGGTCCCTGCGGCAGTTCATGTAGCTGTTATGTTCATCTACACAGTTCAGAGTAATATTTGCCTCTATGATGTTCATTCACAGCAGCAGCAACCCAGATTCATTGATGGTGGTGTATGAGTTCATACACCTGAACAGATTTTTGGAACTTTTAGTTGAATATATGCAATGTATGCCTTGTTCTACACTACTTGCATTACTGTTAGTTGAATATATGCAATGTATGCCTTGTTAAGTATTATCATGGCAGATGCTTGACCTTAAATTAAAACCGACTTGCTTTTGCCTTGCAGATGTGTGACCTTAAATTTAATGGTATTCGGAACTTAGTATACCAGAATGGTTCAAGTAAGCCTGTCATTTAATTTCTACTAGTCAATCGCAAACCATCTGCAGAGGCATCTACTTGTGCTAACCCTATTTATACCATGGTGATCTCTTCTGCAGAGGCATCTACTTGTGTGCTATACTATGTTACATCTACTGCAGCTGCCCTTAAACAAGTATGCCATGTGAGCTTTGCTGAATTATTACTGCTTGTGTTTCACTATGTGAAGTTTATAGAGAATTTGATATTTAGATTCTCATGCTCTACTTGTTGGGCTCTTAAAAATATATGCATTGAACTAGTTAACTAGTTTGAAAGCTTCCTAATAAATGTatgacatttctttttagaatctTTGCTGAAAATTGACTTATATAAGAGTATTTCTTGTATTTGGGATTGCAGTCATGACAAGCGCAGTCATGTTACAGGTTGTGGGTTCAAGGAACAGAGAGCCCCCTCATTGTTGACCAGGAGTACTTGAATAGTTCTCAAATATTATACAAAGTCATAGTTATGTATTTCCGTGAGCAGAAAAAGATTGCATATAGTACATAAACATCAGTACATAAAGATGTGGGTGATTCAGCTGCAATGTCACCGGGGTAGAGTTTCTTCAATCTGTTCTGACTCCAGCGCACCAACAGATTCAGTTTCAGTGAGCGCTGAACCATTGGTCCCAATTGAACCACTCCTCTTGGAGTGTGACAAGGTCTCCAGTTGCAGGCTCTCCCTTAATCCCTCCGCAACCTCAGACATTGTGGGGCGGTCCTTTCCTGCCTGCTCTGTGCAACGAAGAGCCAATTCCGCAACCGTCCATAGGGAGTTGACATCAAAATTCCCCTTTATCCTTGGGTCAGTAACATTCTCGATATCTCCTTCAGAGAGTCTCCCCCGCACCCAATGCGCAAGGTTGGTTCTTTCAGTGTTGTTCACAGTGATGATAGCTGGACGGCCAGTGATGAGCACCAAGAGAACAACGCCAAAGCTGAAAACATCGCTCTTCTCGCTCAAATGTGAGGTGTTATAGTATCTACGCATGGTAAACAGTTACATTAGAATCTTCAAAATATTGACGTGCACAATGACTTCCCTTGGAATGGTAAAATACTAGGCTCAAAAGAATGCATACTCAGGGTCTAAGTATCCAAGAGTACCCGCTGGACGGGTGGTAGTGTGTGTCTTTGTTTCGCTACTGAAAGCCCTTGTCAACCCAAAATCAGCTATCTTTGCCTCCAGGTTTGAAGTTAGAAGAATGTTTTGGGTCTTCACGTCTCTGTGTATTAAAGGAGGGCTGCATGACTTGTGCAAGTATTCCAGTCCTACAAGCATGGATCATTAAACATGGATGAAAACCATACAAAGTTAGATCTGTGGTGTGGAATTAATATCCTGAACACAGATGGGCCGCTGCCCAtgttggcaaaaaaaaaacttttgtaTACCATAGGCAGAGTCCAACGCAATCTTAAGGCGTTGTAGCCAAGTTAGGTTGAATTCAGCATGACAACCTTCCTTGCctacaaacagaacaggggaatCTAGTTAGCATACAACCTTCCTTGCCTGCaaacaaaacaggggaatctagtAAAATGATTTGCTGCTAGCCTACTCCAGTGCAAGTTCAAATTAATGTATATTTTCATTATAATAAATTGAGGGTTAGTTGTATCATGTTATTCATGGAAGAGTCAGCCTATTTCGTCCGTAACATTCTCTCATGGCATTTATGTTCTAGCTTACACTCCCAACACTCTCTTATTCCTTTAGACCATGGTCCATGGCATTTATTAGGCTTGCTAATGTGATCGAACTCTCCCCATATTCCGCAACCCGCACCAAATTAGTTCTTTCAAGCCCAAGCCCAAAACTATGACTAAACCCCTTCTCACCCAATACACTAGTAAATATGTACCCGACCCAACTTACCTAATAAGTTCAACACATAAAATGGCATGTTGTGACTGGTAAAAAATTGATGTTTAAATCTTCAAACTTCGTAAGCTCTCTAGTTATTTTGGTGAATCACTAACAATCATTGGAGGTTGATTTAGTTTTGTACTCATATAGGTATTGTGTGCAAAAAATTTCATTGGACGTGGATTTAGTTTTGTACTAATGTAGATATAGTGCAAGATTACAAACCTTTCAGCCAGTTCTCTAGGTTTCCACCACCCATGTATTCATAAACAAGACCTAAATGTTTCCGATCCTTGCAATAGCCAATTAAGGTCACCAGATTTTTGTGATGAGCCTTGGCTAAGTGCCGGGCCTGCAATATATATAATATTTCTCAGAAATTATATGATGACCAACATATATATCCTGCTAATTGGTGTGCACAACATTAGTAATGATACACCACACAATTAGTAATCTACAGAATCAGCAGTTCAATGCATGTGCACCTCAGCCAAAAACTCTGTATTCCCTTGTGACGATGTTTGAGACCTCATCTTGACAGCAACAGGAGTTCCATCCTCCAGCTTGCCACTGTAGACAAAGCCAAACCCACCCTTCCCAATTATGTTTTTAAAGTCATCTGTGATGACTCTGAGTTCCTTGTACTTGAATCTTCGGCTCTCGAATGGATTAGAAGCACGAGCCCCACCTGACCACATAATAATAGTTTTTCATATGTTTTAGCTATTATATGCAAGTCGATATCAAAGGGTAATCATACAATGATAAAAAAAAATCCTGGCGCAGTTAAAAACTACCATAATTAAGCATAGCTATCTTATTTACCTTGTCTTTTCTTTGTTTTATGCCAAATGATGAGTAGAACTACAGCAACAATGATAATAGCTCCAGCAACTGGAGCCATAATCTCAGCTATAAGTATTGCCTTGCGCTTCCTCGGGTTTCGAATGGGGTCACAAGTATGATTTGTACATAGGTTTGGATTGTTGTCAACCCTAGCAAACACAATATTAATTTGTGAAAGATTGTATATAAATAGCTAGACTAGAATGAAGTGATAAAAATGTGTTCACCAATTGCTGCAAAGATCCTGTGTTATGGAGTCCTGACTTCactatatgattttttttttgaaacgaataCTATATGATAGTTAGCCTGGCTATTATTAGAATATGTAATATACATGTATTAGCTACTGATCAATATTGAAATTTATGAACACGAGACCCCTCATCATCCATagtttcatatatatatagaatCAAGTATGCAATTGAGGGGAAGGCTAAACTACAGTTCCGGCAGACTTAAGCAGTAAATGGAGAGATTAAATTACTAAGTGGCCTCTTTTCAGTAAAACAGCCCTCTCACTCTCTTATTTTCCGTCATACATGTCGTATAAATAAACATTATCCCTGGCAGtactacaatatatatatatatatatatatatatatatatattgggctAGGCTAATAATGGTATATATAGTTTAAGAAACATATGAATCAAATGATATACATATAATGGGATTTGGAAACCATGCACATTCTTTTTTGCAAGCTAGTGATATATTAAGTGCTATTAACAGATTCCATAAAGTGATACAATACAAAAGATAAATGGCAAGCAGGTGCAACCGTGTGAACCTTAGTGTCAGCACTCCTATCTGAGATCTTTGTAGCAGATTATTAGGTATTGATCCACGGAGGTTGTTGCTGGACAAATCCCTACAAAACACGAGAAAGTAAACATAAAAAGAGGAGTTTGAGCAGTATTAATTATAGTGTGCAGGTCGATCAGCAGGAAAGCTTACAGAAATGAAAGTGATGGCAGTTGACCAAGAAAATCAGGTATTGGTCCAGTCAGATTGTTGTGAGACAGATCCCTGGAAatcacaaaaagcaaaatgaaacAGTCAAAAACAAGTGCTGAAGTAGGTATTTTCAGTAGAAACTTTTGGACATCGGAATACTTGAATATCATTGCCACCAATTTGGACAAGTAGTATATGGTATATCCAACATGCCCAAAATAGATAGATGacatgatcatctcatgaaacaTGGCAAAAGTAGGGCATACTGAGGCTGTGTTTTTCCCTGTGATCTTCCAGTTCCCTAGGCTTTAACAGTAATTTATTATCCTGGTTATTTGTATAATAAATGAAGCCTACATGTTAATTCGCAAGATCTAGAAATTATCATGTTAATATGATGAAAGAGAAGTAACCCCTTACATGATGAATTATCAACAACTACCAGTGTATTAGCCTAGAAACCCTTATACATGTTTCTCCGTTACCAACATAACCATTATTTAAGAATTTCTAGCCACTTCCATTACATAAAGGTTAATCCAAAAATCCACTTATACCTATTTTCTCACTACTCATACATCAAAAAAATGAAATCAACTATCTTTTTGCACCCTCATGCATTTAAGAGTTTAAGTTGGCCTTAAAAAGCTTCATAGTTGcaatacaaagtatttttatgttaaatatagtagaaaaaaataaaaaacttagttCAGTTTAAGAGTTTAAAAATAAACATAGGAAAATGGCTTCTCATTTCTGTCAAAGTAATTGAATATTTTCTTTGGGAGAAAAGAGTGAAAGTTGCTGTTTAAATTATCTTTTAGTATCAAATATAATAGCAAAATTGAGCAGGTTCAATATGGGAGTTTAAATAAACATACAAAAGATAATATAAGACCTGATACAATTGAATGATCTAAAAACACATGTGCTCCTCAATGAAGAAAAAGCAATCTATTCATTATCTTTTAATATCAAATATATATGTGTTGAAATCCACTGTCAACAAGAGCTAATTTTCAATGACTAAGtgcatgtttagttcccaaaattttgcaaaatttttcaagattccccgtcacatcgaatctttggacgcatgcataaagcattaaatataaataaaaaataaaactaattacacagtttagacgaaattcacgagacgaatcttttaagcctaattagactattatTGGAcgctaattgccaaataacaacgaaagtgctatagtactattttccaaaaaaaatcgccaactaaaccaggcctaaataTACAATTCAATAAATCACTGTTCTGGGACAAATTTTGAAACTGTAAAGGACATACAAGTGCTGGAGCAATGTTAGTTGACCGAAGGATGGATCAATTTCACCGATTAATCCGCTAGATGACATATATCTGCAGGGAATGTTAAACCAATCACAAAAATTTGAAGtccccattttttttcttttcctctaTTAAGTTTCCATGTAATAACTCTGCATGATACTTTAAAGCATATGAATCAAGTGAAATTGTTCGTTTAGAACTTACAAGGCAGTTATTCTCGATGGAGCACTGGGAGTGTAGCTACAGTTCAAGCCAACCCACGCAAAAGCTATGGGGGAACAGGGATCTCCTGCCCAGTTTCTCTTAACGGAAAACTTTGTCTGGATGGTCATCATTGCAGTTGCTAATTAAGAGAGAATAAAAACATTGAAAAAGGTCATCAAGAACATCAAAAGTTTAGTCAAGCGCTTATAATTGAACAAGAAAATGCATGCATGCTGAAACCAGTTTAGATGCACAGTTATCCAAAATACTAGATGGTAATATTCATAAGATACTGGTTTATTGGACTTACTAATATCCCTTGATTGACTCATTTTAGTTCATGCACTGGCTAGAAAATGGTAAACATAATGTTTACATACAAATTACAGCAACAGTACTTTCACTTCAATGcataccaaaaaaaaaacaattgttTGTTATCATTTCTATAGTCCTTGTGATCATTATACCAAAATATCTAGCTCCTATAACTAATCTTAGTAATCTATTAGAAAAAATAGAGTCAATCTTGGCGGCCAATGGCTAATAGATTGTTACCATCAAAATTATACGTGTAAACGTGATTTTCAATCAGACAAAGTGGCTTATGGGACTAAGAAGCTACCTACAGTGGCTTATACTTCTCCATAGCAGGGTGAGAGCTAAAGTATTTAGGAGTTAAGCACAAAGTGTAATGTTTACAAGTATTTACTCCAAGTGTATAAGTTCTTGGGTAGCAATGACAAACAAACTTCTCATTATACCTGTATTAGCAAGTTTGTGTGTCTTAATAACTAATTATGATGTG
This sequence is a window from Miscanthus floridulus cultivar M001 chromosome 10, ASM1932011v1, whole genome shotgun sequence. Protein-coding genes within it:
- the LOC136489518 gene encoding putative leucine-rich repeat receptor-like serine/threonine-protein kinase At2g19230; its protein translation is MLSRDRLGCVWTAKIVLLFSLSSLSFIAVNHAQLDNHGFISIDCGYTQSPKYTDDKTGITYVADLGFTDAGLIHPVYPENMQPDLAARYNNIRYFPNGTRNCYTIRSLTPGAKYLVRAIFGYGNYDTLNKLPIFDLYLGVNYWTTVRIVNSSTAYISETISVSPANYLQVCLVNKGSGTPFIAGLDLRFLQPNLYPNSTETQSLVLLSFFRTTVSFGSNRYHFGTDLRHIRFPDDRYDRIWQRYEEVPTWTIVPDAISGNVTNAPNDTYDAPSAVMRSVSTLVNSSTMDLYWNLDGSMSVDFNDKYFVVLYFAEVETLQQNEFRQFDVLLDNTTLANGFRPEQMTTTVLTGTVQGSGSHSISLVPALNSKPPLISGMEIFLVRPLNESATESGDATAMMTIQTKFSVKRNWAGDPCSPIAFAWVGLNCSYTPSAPSRITALYMSSSGLIGEIDPSFGQLTLLQHLDLSHNNLTGPIPDFLGQLPSLSFLDLSSNNLRGSIPNNLLQRSQIGVLTLRVDNNPNLCTNHTCDPIRNPRKRKAILIAEIMAPVAGAIIIVAVVLLIIWHKTKKRQGGARASNPFESRRFKYKELRVITDDFKNIIGKGGFGFVYSGKLEDGTPVAVKMRSQTSSQGNTEFLAEARHLAKAHHKNLVTLIGYCKDRKHLGLVYEYMGGGNLENWLKGKEGCHAEFNLTWLQRLKIALDSAYGLEYLHKSCSPPLIHRDVKTQNILLTSNLEAKIADFGLTRAFSSETKTHTTTRPAGTLGYLDPEYYNTSHLSEKSDVFSFGVVLLVLITGRPAIITVNNTERTNLAHWVRGRLSEGDIENVTDPRIKGNFDVNSLWTVAELALRCTEQAGKDRPTMSEVAEGLRESLQLETLSHSKRSGSIGTNGSALTETESVGALESEQIEETLPR